The proteins below come from a single Ferrimicrobium sp. genomic window:
- a CDS encoding heterodisulfide reductase-related iron-sulfur binding cluster, with translation MSDGAVSVILGKKEKFERAPDRRSEDFHERLFELEAEGELVVQRITGDFVEVPTKYGVIKKIQKANLWHHKSCGQCGHIPGYSTSIFWLMRKLGYDYIDPEDQTSCTAWNYYASATSNQAAQAAVAVRNFAAAYETGNFPLIHCGTSYGHYKEVRAELLHDGALRQQVTKVLHRLGKQLVLPEEIIHYSEWLYAVRDEISARAVRDVSGIAVTVHPACHYYKLVEGDAIFDPDVYHGQRTAAVSGLVLALGADLRSYSTFFDCCGFGFRHILVQRDFTRSFATLRKIEVMKEEADPDVVLTHDTGCVTALDKSQFAAQAHERNVGVPVMSEAQFAALAMGAHPFKVAQLHWHSTNYRPLLEKMGIDWEAAWAEFQEDAKRLKSGGQEFLTWADVDA, from the coding sequence ATGAGTGATGGTGCGGTCTCAGTAATTCTTGGTAAGAAAGAGAAGTTTGAACGGGCTCCAGATCGGCGTTCTGAGGATTTTCATGAGCGGCTCTTCGAGTTGGAGGCGGAGGGAGAGCTTGTCGTACAGAGGATTACCGGCGATTTTGTAGAGGTGCCCACGAAGTATGGGGTCATCAAGAAAATTCAGAAGGCAAACCTCTGGCACCACAAGTCGTGTGGCCAATGCGGTCACATTCCCGGCTACTCTACCTCGATCTTTTGGTTGATGCGTAAGCTCGGCTACGACTATATCGACCCGGAAGATCAAACCTCCTGTACCGCATGGAACTACTATGCGTCGGCGACGTCGAACCAGGCGGCGCAGGCAGCAGTAGCGGTGAGGAATTTTGCGGCGGCCTATGAGACGGGGAACTTCCCGCTCATCCATTGTGGGACCTCGTACGGGCACTATAAGGAGGTTCGGGCGGAGCTGCTCCACGATGGGGCGCTCCGTCAGCAGGTGACCAAGGTGCTCCATCGGCTTGGCAAGCAGTTGGTGTTGCCAGAGGAGATCATTCATTATTCGGAGTGGCTCTATGCGGTGCGTGATGAGATCAGTGCTCGGGCGGTACGAGATGTCTCTGGCATCGCGGTAACGGTTCATCCGGCATGTCATTACTACAAACTTGTCGAAGGCGATGCGATCTTCGATCCAGATGTCTATCACGGTCAGCGAACCGCTGCGGTGAGTGGACTTGTTCTAGCGCTGGGTGCTGATCTACGGAGTTACTCCACCTTCTTCGATTGTTGTGGGTTTGGCTTTCGTCATATCCTCGTGCAGCGCGACTTCACCCGCTCCTTTGCAACGTTGAGGAAGATCGAAGTGATGAAGGAGGAGGCCGACCCTGATGTGGTCCTGACGCACGACACCGGTTGCGTGACGGCGCTGGACAAGAGCCAGTTTGCGGCACAGGCTCATGAGCGCAACGTCGGCGTCCCGGTGATGAGTGAGGCCCAATTCGCTGCGCTAGCGATGGGTGCGCACCCGTTCAAAGTGGCGCAGTTGCATTGGCACTCGACCAACTATCGGCCATTGCTGGAGAAGATGGGCATTGACTGGGAGGCGGCTTGGGCTGAGTTTCAAGAGGATGCCAAGCGGCTAAAGAGTGGGGGACAAGAGTTTCTCACCTGGGCAGATGTTGACGCATAG
- a CDS encoding electron transfer flavoprotein subunit beta/FixA family protein: MRIVVAMRQLADLVEELEVSDDGTDIDREFVKFISNEWDEAALEEALTLKDELGATVTVVALDEPDVDQTLYAALAKGADRVVKLTGHDPDTWVRSRERAQRLASFLTGESFDLVLTGVQAADDLDGQLAGILGSLLELPHAAVVVGVEGSDSKVRVTQELGGGLLGVSELDLPAVLGIQAAKQAPRYAPISRIRQAMQTGEIGEHEVELSDSAVQVKVRRLYPPESTGAGATMLKGSPKEVAAEIIEIIKSKGLV; this comes from the coding sequence ATGCGAATCGTTGTTGCTATGCGGCAGTTGGCGGACCTTGTCGAGGAGCTAGAGGTCAGTGATGACGGAACCGATATCGATCGTGAGTTCGTCAAGTTCATCTCCAATGAGTGGGATGAGGCTGCCCTGGAGGAGGCGCTGACGTTGAAGGATGAGTTGGGGGCGACGGTGACCGTCGTTGCCCTCGATGAACCAGACGTTGACCAAACGCTATATGCGGCGTTGGCCAAGGGGGCTGATCGAGTGGTTAAGTTAACCGGGCATGACCCAGATACCTGGGTACGCTCGCGCGAACGTGCTCAACGTCTTGCCTCCTTCCTCACTGGCGAGTCGTTTGATCTCGTACTCACCGGGGTGCAGGCTGCCGATGACTTAGATGGTCAACTTGCAGGTATCCTTGGGTCATTGCTGGAGCTTCCTCACGCAGCGGTGGTGGTCGGTGTCGAGGGGTCTGACTCCAAGGTCAGGGTGACCCAGGAGCTAGGAGGCGGACTCCTGGGGGTGAGCGAACTCGATCTACCAGCGGTGCTTGGCATCCAGGCGGCGAAGCAGGCGCCAAGGTATGCGCCCATCTCAAGGATTCGCCAGGCGATGCAGACGGGCGAGATCGGTGAGCACGAGGTCGAACTCAGTGATTCGGCAGTCCAGGTCAAGGTTCGTCGGCTCTATCCGCCTGAGTCGACTGGAGCTGGCGCGACCATGCTCAAGGGTTCCCCGAAGGAAGTGGCGGCAGAGATTATTGAGATCATCAAGTCCAAGGGTCTTGTGTAG
- a CDS encoding 4Fe-4S dicluster domain-containing protein, whose protein sequence is MPATTLDPYMKRDHVAGHMDVEREEKERLIGQVMADSRFGDYLYGCYECGICVAACPSARFYDFSPRRIAQAAARRDIDLMFQQMQEDIWECSQCFSCLRCPRGNNPGGVITIMREVAVKEGLHSAKDALAGYSRIIYKIMSTGTQVSPDMLQPDAFPDWGPEVKDVSENLDLWRRMLPPETMHTTTTGWKVADRTLVELYVIWLETGALDMIAQVDQGIHMILEEIMEEKLEEEGIEI, encoded by the coding sequence ATGCCAGCGACGACCCTCGACCCCTACATGAAGAGAGATCATGTAGCCGGTCATATGGATGTCGAGCGCGAGGAGAAGGAGCGGCTCATCGGGCAGGTCATGGCCGATTCACGCTTTGGGGACTACCTCTATGGTTGCTATGAGTGTGGAATCTGCGTGGCCGCCTGTCCTTCTGCGCGTTTCTACGACTTCTCACCACGCAGGATTGCCCAAGCGGCAGCCCGACGTGATATTGACCTGATGTTCCAGCAGATGCAGGAGGACATCTGGGAATGTTCACAGTGTTTTTCTTGTCTGCGATGCCCTAGGGGCAATAACCCAGGGGGGGTCATAACTATTATGCGTGAAGTTGCGGTCAAGGAAGGTCTCCATTCGGCGAAGGATGCTCTCGCTGGGTACTCCCGAATCATTTACAAGATCATGTCGACAGGAACCCAAGTCTCTCCCGACATGCTCCAACCTGATGCATTTCCCGACTGGGGCCCTGAAGTCAAAGATGTCTCAGAGAACCTCGATCTGTGGCGCAGGATGCTCCCTCCTGAGACGATGCACACCACAACGACCGGCTGGAAGGTGGCTGATCGAACGTTGGTAGAGCTCTACGTCATCTGGCTAGAGACTGGGGCATTGGACATGATTGCACAGGTAGATCAAGGAATTCATATGATTCTTGAGGAAATTATGGAAGAGAAGTTAGAGGAGGAGGGGATAGAGATATGA
- a CDS encoding (Fe-S)-binding protein, giving the protein MPIGGNKQPAGVSELDEAIVTSSLSGREWDVSGSSSRMLHSRVLTDYSAAGFAKIAALEGGNSLEYCFGCGKCVPVCPVDLVSEYGPRKIHRAVQTGFDLFKSDELWKCTTCGNCLRVCPKEVNMIEVMPAVREVAMVEGTIPDELQQVMEKTFRYGNALGENPRRRHAWTKGAGVEVRVLANDPSPVDVLFYVEDYWSYHPRGQQAAQAFARIMSSLNVDFAILGAEEKTLGDSQRLAGEKGLFESLMEEVVDVLAKYQFNRIVTPDPHGFNALKKIYPKYGHTFEAFHYSQLLAPLLDQIDFAGSLDATVTFHDPCYLGRHNGEYEAPRKIIEAIPGVKLLEMGRCRENSYCCGGGGGGMWLDGFNSNQLSERLSERRVREAAATGADILAVACPYEVSRFEDAAKSTGNEGLRVMDIAEMVDIAMRGEDWRS; this is encoded by the coding sequence ATGCCAATAGGGGGCAATAAGCAACCTGCCGGAGTGTCCGAATTAGACGAAGCGATTGTCACGTCGTCACTCTCTGGAAGAGAGTGGGACGTTTCAGGTTCTTCGTCAAGGATGCTCCATTCGCGGGTACTGACCGACTACAGCGCGGCTGGCTTTGCAAAGATTGCTGCGCTCGAGGGTGGTAACTCTCTCGAATACTGCTTTGGCTGTGGTAAGTGTGTTCCGGTTTGTCCGGTCGACCTGGTATCGGAGTATGGTCCCCGCAAGATTCACCGGGCCGTCCAAACGGGCTTTGATCTTTTCAAATCTGATGAGCTTTGGAAGTGTACCACCTGCGGCAACTGCCTTCGTGTCTGCCCCAAAGAGGTCAACATGATCGAGGTCATGCCGGCCGTACGTGAGGTCGCGATGGTCGAGGGGACCATCCCAGACGAACTCCAACAGGTGATGGAGAAGACGTTCCGTTATGGAAATGCGCTAGGTGAAAATCCGCGTCGACGACACGCCTGGACCAAGGGTGCTGGAGTCGAGGTACGCGTGTTGGCGAATGACCCAAGTCCCGTTGACGTGTTGTTCTATGTGGAGGACTACTGGAGCTATCATCCCAGGGGCCAACAGGCCGCGCAAGCCTTTGCACGCATCATGAGCAGCCTGAATGTCGACTTTGCGATCTTAGGCGCTGAGGAGAAGACGTTGGGTGACTCGCAGCGACTGGCTGGCGAGAAGGGTCTCTTTGAGTCCTTGATGGAGGAGGTGGTCGATGTGCTAGCGAAGTATCAGTTCAATCGCATCGTCACCCCAGATCCACATGGGTTCAATGCGTTGAAGAAGATCTATCCAAAGTATGGACACACCTTCGAGGCCTTTCACTACTCGCAGCTGTTGGCTCCCCTGCTTGACCAGATTGACTTTGCGGGAAGTCTTGATGCCACCGTTACCTTCCATGATCCGTGTTATCTAGGACGGCACAATGGGGAGTATGAGGCCCCGCGCAAGATCATCGAGGCGATACCAGGCGTCAAACTACTCGAGATGGGAAGGTGCCGGGAGAACTCGTACTGCTGTGGCGGAGGAGGAGGTGGCATGTGGCTCGATGGGTTCAATTCCAATCAGCTCTCGGAGCGACTCTCCGAACGACGAGTGAGGGAGGCGGCGGCGACCGGTGCCGACATTCTTGCGGTCGCATGTCCCTATGAGGTATCGAGATTCGAGGATGCGGCAAAGTCGACGGGAAATGAGGGACTACGGGTGATGGATATCGCCGAGATGGTGGATATCGCGATGCGAGGAGAGGATTGGAGGAGTTGA
- a CDS encoding sulfurtransferase TusA family protein: MVENPAEILDCTGLQCPLPVIKTSQAIKKLQPGEVLELLATDPGVEPDMNAWTSRTGNELLGITKEGDVFHVLLKRGG; this comes from the coding sequence ATGGTTGAGAATCCGGCTGAGATTTTGGATTGCACAGGACTGCAGTGCCCGTTGCCCGTGATAAAAACGTCACAGGCCATTAAAAAGCTGCAACCAGGCGAGGTGCTTGAGCTTCTCGCGACTGATCCTGGGGTGGAGCCGGACATGAATGCGTGGACATCCAGGACAGGTAATGAGCTGTTGGGGATCACCAAAGAAGGCGATGTATTTCATGTCCTACTGAAACGTGGCGGCTAA
- a CDS encoding DsrE/DsrF/DrsH-like family protein, with translation MWTGEFEGKVLYVQTHGEDDPGRCATPFFLAASAAAMEVEVGIYFTMYGPQLLKKTVVDKIGPKGDRGQRLSYFVKQATDLGVRLWVCQPSLDLNDLVIEDLIDGVEMIGGAAFNDLAMNADAVVSF, from the coding sequence ATGTGGACCGGTGAGTTCGAGGGGAAAGTGCTCTATGTGCAGACGCACGGTGAGGACGATCCTGGTCGTTGTGCTACCCCATTCTTCTTGGCAGCGTCCGCTGCTGCGATGGAGGTGGAGGTGGGGATCTACTTCACGATGTACGGTCCTCAGCTCCTCAAGAAGACGGTAGTTGACAAGATTGGTCCAAAAGGTGATCGAGGCCAACGCCTCTCCTACTTTGTGAAACAGGCAACGGATCTCGGCGTACGTCTTTGGGTCTGTCAGCCCTCACTCGATCTGAATGATCTCGTGATTGAGGATTTGATCGATGGGGTGGAGATGATCGGTGGTGCCGCGTTCAATGATCTTGCCATGAATGCGGATGCGGTGGTGTCGTTCTAA
- a CDS encoding FAD-dependent oxidoreductase, giving the protein MQERLVVIGGGPAGISAAIAAAELGAPVTVIEKNAYLGGRPIEENYASLTPYLESAEEVMGRLIDQLTSFENVEIRTSSKVVGASRDHAPFELDVLTGSATSKIQAGSVVIATGFTHFDPGRETQLYGYYEFPDVIALQDLEAMLKEGSVTRPSNGETPQRICFVQCVGSRDRQIGNEYCSKVCCGVASKEATEIKLLIPSAEVFIFYIDMRMYGYWENQIYWPAQEKHHVQYVKGIITEVLPKDGKLLVRGEDTTMGRPMEVLMDLVVLSVGMEASPGTRQMAALLGVKQNKYGFIEAAHSPLDTVSTSVAGIYAVGAALGPSDLEDCASSGGLAAAKAVRDLHALA; this is encoded by the coding sequence ATGCAAGAACGATTGGTCGTCATAGGTGGTGGTCCAGCGGGGATCTCGGCAGCGATCGCCGCGGCCGAGCTGGGAGCACCAGTGACCGTCATAGAAAAAAATGCGTATCTTGGTGGACGTCCGATTGAGGAGAACTATGCGTCACTGACGCCGTACCTTGAGAGCGCAGAGGAGGTGATGGGCAGGCTCATCGATCAACTGACCTCCTTCGAGAATGTCGAGATTCGCACGAGCTCCAAGGTGGTCGGGGCATCGCGAGATCATGCTCCCTTTGAGCTCGACGTCCTCACGGGTAGTGCGACCTCTAAGATTCAAGCTGGTTCCGTCGTCATCGCCACTGGGTTCACCCATTTTGATCCCGGCCGTGAGACACAGCTCTATGGCTACTACGAGTTCCCCGACGTCATTGCACTCCAGGATCTTGAGGCGATGTTGAAGGAGGGTTCGGTGACGCGACCCTCCAATGGAGAGACTCCGCAACGGATCTGTTTTGTCCAGTGCGTAGGTTCGCGTGATCGACAGATTGGGAACGAGTACTGTTCAAAGGTCTGCTGCGGCGTCGCCTCAAAGGAGGCTACGGAGATCAAGTTGTTGATTCCCTCGGCTGAGGTCTTTATCTTCTACATCGACATGCGCATGTATGGGTATTGGGAAAACCAGATCTACTGGCCTGCCCAAGAAAAGCATCACGTTCAGTATGTGAAGGGAATCATCACTGAGGTGCTCCCCAAGGATGGCAAGCTACTTGTGAGAGGCGAGGATACCACGATGGGCCGCCCAATGGAGGTTCTGATGGATCTTGTCGTGCTCTCCGTCGGCATGGAGGCCTCCCCAGGAACGCGTCAGATGGCAGCACTCCTTGGCGTTAAGCAGAATAAGTACGGGTTCATTGAGGCGGCGCACTCTCCACTTGACACAGTGTCAACGTCGGTAGCTGGGATCTATGCGGTGGGGGCCGCCCTCGGGCCGAGTGATTTAGAAGATTGCGCCTCCAGTGGTGGTTTGGCGGCCGCGAAGGCGGTTCGAGACCTCCATGCCTTGGCCTAG
- a CDS encoding electron transfer flavoprotein subunit alpha/FixB family protein — protein MSVDVLVIAEAVAGEVLDVTYELLGKGRELSDGFSGELGAVLIGEPSPQDLFGAADVLYSMSGMEAGYCAPQWEMALGEVLRSADPKVVLVSTGTVGIDLAGALATQFGGVLASYVIDAVMEEGSLVVTSQLYGGKLLSEVEIDSFPAVLSVLPGSFVSDAGRVAGEPRREVIDVGGSVSSAKGVAIELREPDSSGVDITAAPLLVSVGRGIGSKENVELVAELAEAMKAPLSASRPVIDQGWLPKPHQVGKSGKKVKPTVYLAFGISGAPEHLEGMRSADVIIACNTDAKAPIFEVAHYGTTLDLFDLVPELTDQVGG, from the coding sequence ATGTCGGTTGATGTGTTGGTGATAGCTGAGGCGGTGGCGGGGGAAGTCCTGGATGTCACCTATGAGCTGTTAGGAAAGGGTCGGGAACTCAGCGATGGTTTCTCGGGTGAGCTTGGAGCCGTGCTGATCGGTGAACCATCTCCCCAGGATCTTTTCGGAGCGGCTGATGTGCTCTATTCAATGAGCGGCATGGAGGCCGGTTACTGTGCGCCTCAGTGGGAGATGGCGCTTGGGGAGGTCCTCCGCAGCGCCGATCCGAAGGTGGTTTTGGTCAGCACCGGTACGGTGGGGATCGACTTGGCCGGCGCCCTAGCGACGCAATTTGGTGGTGTACTCGCCTCGTATGTCATCGATGCGGTGATGGAGGAGGGGTCGCTGGTGGTGACCTCGCAGCTCTACGGCGGCAAGTTGTTGTCAGAGGTGGAGATCGACAGCTTTCCAGCTGTGCTCTCGGTCCTCCCCGGGTCATTTGTCTCCGATGCTGGGCGAGTGGCAGGTGAGCCAAGGCGCGAAGTCATTGATGTCGGTGGGTCAGTATCGAGCGCGAAAGGTGTTGCGATTGAGCTTCGCGAGCCCGACAGCAGTGGTGTGGACATCACCGCTGCGCCGCTCCTCGTGTCGGTCGGTCGGGGTATTGGATCGAAGGAGAATGTCGAACTGGTGGCAGAGTTGGCTGAAGCGATGAAGGCACCACTCTCCGCCTCGAGGCCGGTGATTGACCAGGGTTGGTTGCCAAAGCCGCATCAGGTCGGTAAGTCAGGCAAGAAGGTCAAGCCGACGGTCTATCTCGCCTTCGGCATCTCAGGGGCGCCCGAACACCTTGAGGGGATGCGTAGTGCCGATGTGATCATCGCCTGCAACACCGACGCAAAAGCACCGATCTTTGAGGTTGCCCACTACGGCACTACGTTGGATCTCTTCGACCTCGTTCCGGAATTGACTGATCAAGTCGGAGGCTGA